Genomic DNA from Gimesia aquarii:
TGACAAAGGTCAATTCCCAAATTGTCTGACACCACGCTACGTTCCTGCCACACGAGAACTATTTCTCATCTCAAGACTTCTCTTTCGCTCCGATGATGAGACAAAAAAGAATGGTATAGATTTATGGGTGGTGAAGGAGTTCATTCCTCCAGCACATTAAATCGAGAACCTGAAAAAGTCACATGCAAACAATCAGTACAATTCTTGGAGATACGAAGATGAAAACTTTCAGCTACACTTCAATAAGTAATGCTCATCAACGCTTCACTCGCCACACGACGAACTGACGAATTTTCATCGTTTACCATCCGCTCCAATACTGGCATGGTTTCTTCGGTCAGCTTCCCAAGTTGGCCAAGTAGCCATGCTGTTTGACAGCGAATCCCGAAATCGTCAGATTCTAAAGCCTTGAGAAGAATCGGTACGAGTTCTTCGGCCTTCGATGAGTCAATCATCAGTATGTGCCCGACTGCGCTAACATGCCTGAACTCGTCATCGCTTCCAATCCACTTCTCCAGAATTGGAACGGCATCAATCGCCTTTGCGCCAAATGAAGCTACTGGTGTGAGGGCACAGATTCTTACATTGCGGTCGGAATCTGTTAGTGCCTTGATCATGGCTGGAAGTGCGGGTTCCGTATCATCTTCGAAGTATTCGAGAATTTTTAGAGTGAAGATACGAAGGTCGGGGTCAGGATCGTTGAGAGCTTCAATGAGAGCAGAGATTGCCGCTTCACCGGATGGCAAAATCGCTTGCTCGGCATCTGAAACTTGGTCGGGGTCAGTCCGATGGGCGAAAGTTTGGAGGAGTTTGATGATTCTGTTTTGATCGTCCATGATTGTATATACGTGCGAAAACTGAGAAATCAATTTATGATTGTTTACGGGATGGCACAACTACTTTGATTCGATCCCACGCCCATCGAAGACCAGAAGTATCTCAGTAATTTTCCCGTCCTCACACTTGAAAAGTTGGGCAAGCATTACCGTTTCGTCCGTCTTCTGGTACTCATAGAAGACGGCAACATGGTCGTCGTCCTCTGTGACGCTCAATACGTGAAATCGACTCCGTGTCGGCGGATTGTCTTTCAGGCACGACACATAAGCATCTCTGGAGTCGAACTGGTGAAATGGCCCTCGAAATCGAAGGTCTTTTGCTAGCAACAACACGAGGCCCTCGACATCTCCTGCACAGAATCGCTCCACAAAGCTGATTGCTAAATCATGGTTGGTCATGCAAAAGAACCTCAAAGAGTGATCGTTTTGTGAAAGGAAGACTGAATTAAAGCCCTTGCGCAGTTTTTGTAGGATTCATATAAGGTATGAGATCAGGAAGTTTATGGAACACAAAATTCGAAAATGACCCGAACTCATCGCTAACGCTGTAAAAATTGATGGTATTGTTGTCGAACTTTGGATATCTCGTTCCGTTTTAGCATTCTCAAATATGTTGATCTTCAGTCTTTGCAATCTTTCAACACATGTCTGGTAGAACATCACTTTCATTGGGAACTCGACCATTTTCAACGAAGAAAGCATATACCTGTAGATAGCCTTCAGCATCACCTTGTAAAGCTCGCTTCCACTGTTGAAAACTGTCTGCATTGCACCACTGTTCGCTGATTTCTTGACGCAACATGTCTCCACGGGTTCGCCACCAATCCCGAATCAAAGAGAGTCGCCAATGGGAGTCTCCATCTATTCCGTAGCCTTCAAAACACTCACATATTGCTGCACTTACTAGGTTTCGGAACTCATTGACATTAGATGCTTGCTTGAATACAAACTCCTGTCCAATCTCATCTAGTAGCACATTATCAGGTGCCTCTTGTGGGCCTGTGCAACAGGTGTCTGTTTCGGCTCCGTAGATTGGACCGGGAATGTTGAGATGATTTTTGTCAGAGAATTTCGACGGGAAATACTCTCTAAGATTGTCGATACTCAACCACTTTCGACCTTTGTTAAACCACCCTCGAATTTGACTGACTTGTTCCGATACGACACAGACTTCTAAATTATCTTTACCATGATATGGAAAGAGTTTTTTTGGAAATCGTACTCGAAACTCTTGAATATCAACGAAGCCGTGCAAGTCCATGTTCATCCTCCATTACCACTCCCTCAACCGAACTCGTACCAACAAATCATCCAATGCCGAAGCACTGCTGGGCACTTCGGGCAAAGATCAAGGGTAGGCAATCGTAGAAGCAAATGCTGCTTGGGGTTCAGGAATTTAGGGCTGTGATCCCAAGTCTGTATTGGAAGTATTGAAACACACTGTGACTACTTCTGAAAGTAACTCATAAATTTTAACACAATAAAGAGACGGTGGCTGGGGTCGAACCAGCGTCCACCCGGTCCCAGAGCCGGGCGCTCTACCACACTGAGCTACACCGTCTTAACTAGCCGTTCTGTTTTTCGTTCTCCTCCCTTCGATATTCTTGCTGAAGCCAATGTCGTCTTCGAATTTCGTCTACTGTTGTGTCGGAAGCGATGTTTTTCGCAGCCTTCCCAGAGAATATCCCAGCTTTTCGAAACGCAGATGCAAGAATTGGTGATCCAACATCAACTCCGTGTACTAATTCTGGAGTCGGAGAAAATTTTTCAATATGCTTACCCGGCTTCGGGGCTGACCAACCCGATTTGACTGGATCGAGACCAAATGAATTACAGACTTTATCAACAAGAGCTTTGGGACAATCAGCTTCTCCATTTAGAATTTCCCATGGTCTAGGAAGTTTGTTCCAAACAAATGTATCAGGATGAACATCGCCACCCGATTGTTTATGCCAGAACGCTACATCAGCAGCCATCAAACGCAAGACTTTACCGGGACACATTTTTTCAATTGCTTGAACCAGCCCCATCTCATACATCAATGAGATCCAGCCGTCCCGTAATTTATTCCACGCTCCGGCAGTGACATTCCAAGTTGTAGAATCATTTCCCCGACGTACAATCATTTCAGAGTCAAATTGGTTCGCTTCCCATAATTCCCTTAAGAATAATGCCGCATCTTGCATTAGACCAAAGTAACTGCTGAGCAATAAACCTTTCTGCTCATCATCAATGCGACTCAATACTTGGGAATTAGGGAGCACATGGGCAATGGCCCACCAATTCACGTCTTCCTGATTGCGAAGACACCTTTGCATGAGACATTCACAAATTTCATCATATGGGCGAGACTGAGAGGTATTTGTAAATATACTCCGAAGATTGCACCGAGAGACGTAGTAAGCAATGAAGCAGGCAGTATCCATGTTTGAGGAAAAATCATCCCACCCAATTTTTGCCGCTAGTCTAGTTTTACTTGCTAATGTAAGAGACCTTTTGAATTGCTCACGGGCAAGACGAAACATCTTCTGTTCCAGCCTAGCGGCTAGTCTAAATCGCTTATTATACTGACGGCGAGAAATATCGATCCCTCTTTTCTTCCTCTCTTCTTTTGGGAGACGGTCATATTTGAAATCATTGCATCCAAAGTTCTTCCCGATTGATAACTCGACTTCCTTGATCCACGCTTCAATACGAGTCACATCGTCTGGAGAGAAGGATGCTTTTTTCCCAAATATTTGCTTACCGACTACCAACTGGCGCTTCATGTTAACTGGTCTTTGGAAGTCTGTACTCATCGACGACCATAGATTTTCAAACCGAGATCCATTGGCTCTATTGATAGTTTTCTTTTCAATCCGATTTAAGTCGAGTAGTGAAAGAACTCTTTGCGCAACATCTTCTGGACGCCACCTCTCATCAATAGAGCGGTGTAGTTCACGGAGAACACGCATATTATCGGATGTAAATTCACACATTATTTTTCACTATACACAAATATAATATAGTCACAAGTCGTCCTCAAAGTTTTTGCTTTGCCTAATCACTTAAATATATTTTTAACGAACTCACTGTACTCGTCCTTCATCGGCAGATCATAATCTTTCTTTATCCTACGCCGCTGGGCGATAACATCCTCGCCATTGATGGGATTAACAGCAGGCTTTTCGTAAACTTCCCAGTACAAGCCGATTCCACGTTTTTGCCAGTCGGGCACATCATTGAAATTGATGCCATATTGAAAAAGAAGTTCGTTTTTCTGACTGACAGATAACCCAAGTAATCGCTTGGTAGCAGCTTGCTCGTCCAGACAATCTTTTCGAAGTGTCCAATAACAATATGCACTCAAGGCGTTTCTGACAGCGTCCTCATTCCGCCAACGGAAATAGTCCACCACCAGTTCCACACTTGGCAATTGAGAGATTCGACAATCGAAAGTCGCCACATCTCCAATTAAGAGAGAAAACTTGGCACTGGCTTCTGCTGCTAATGTTGAGTTGTACTTACGGAGTTTTCTACCAAAGAGTTGATCTTCGAGAGAAAACAGCAAAGAAATCTCATCACTTTCGGTGTAAGCGTAGAGTACCCGAAAACCACAAGTCATCAGTGATTCGGTAGTGGCCACCATCAGGTCTCGAAAGCGTTCATCAAATGGAGCTTCAAACTGGCAAACCTCTTTCGTCAATCGGGTAAAGCTGCGGCCATCCAGTCGAGCCACCATGAATAGACCGGGGAGAACACAGTAATCGGCAGCGGTTTCAAAAACTCGCATTTTCTTGTCAAGTTCGTTAAATTTCTTCATTCCATTCCTCGATGACGAATTCACCGCTTTTAATTTGGACGTAAAACAATTGATCGAAGCCCTCGTCAAACGAAGGTAGTTCGAGTTTTGTGGCTATCGATAATACTGCAACATCATGAACTCGTTCCGTTTCCGAACGAATCTCATTCCTTTTCAAGCACTCCTCGATCACTGATTGAAAGTAATATCCAACCACATCCAACCGGGCAGTTTTGGCAGCTTTAATGTACCTAGACCGATCTGCTCTGGTTGGGTTCGTGTTGTCGATAACAAACCTTTGTTTAGTCTGAAGGCACGCTTCGAGAAGAAGCAGTTCTCTGTGCCGAGTTTTCAATAGGTCGAGGTTAATACGAACGTGTGTAGAGAAGAATCGCTCTTTGTAAAAGGACGATTTTCCCGACGCAGGCAAACCCATAAAGACGACCGCTTCCATTTTTTCTCACCACAATTTGCGAACCAATTCAGTTGACGGAGTGTCGAATTATCCCACGGCCCTC
This window encodes:
- a CDS encoding AAA family ATPase gives rise to the protein MEAVVFMGLPASGKSSFYKERFFSTHVRINLDLLKTRHRELLLLEACLQTKQRFVIDNTNPTRADRSRYIKAAKTARLDVVGYYFQSVIEECLKRNEIRSETERVHDVAVLSIATKLELPSFDEGFDQLFYVQIKSGEFVIEEWNEEI
- a CDS encoding HEAT repeat domain-containing protein; this encodes MDDQNRIIKLLQTFAHRTDPDQVSDAEQAILPSGEAAISALIEALNDPDPDLRIFTLKILEYFEDDTEPALPAMIKALTDSDRNVRICALTPVASFGAKAIDAVPILEKWIGSDDEFRHVSAVGHILMIDSSKAEELVPILLKALESDDFGIRCQTAWLLGQLGKLTEETMPVLERMVNDENSSVRRVASEALMSITY
- a CDS encoding tRNA(His) guanylyltransferase Thg1 family protein, which gives rise to MKKFNELDKKMRVFETAADYCVLPGLFMVARLDGRSFTRLTKEVCQFEAPFDERFRDLMVATTESLMTCGFRVLYAYTESDEISLLFSLEDQLFGRKLRKYNSTLAAEASAKFSLLIGDVATFDCRISQLPSVELVVDYFRWRNEDAVRNALSAYCYWTLRKDCLDEQAATKRLLGLSVSQKNELLFQYGINFNDVPDWQKRGIGLYWEVYEKPAVNPINGEDVIAQRRRIKKDYDLPMKDEYSEFVKNIFK
- a CDS encoding nuclear transport factor 2 family protein, with amino-acid sequence MTNHDLAISFVERFCAGDVEGLVLLLAKDLRFRGPFHQFDSRDAYVSCLKDNPPTRSRFHVLSVTEDDDHVAVFYEYQKTDETVMLAQLFKCEDGKITEILLVFDGRGIESK